A genomic region of Streptococcus suis contains the following coding sequences:
- the rfbD gene encoding dTDP-4-dehydrorhamnose reductase, translating to MILITGANGQLGTELRYLLDERGVEYVAADVAEMDITDADKVDAFFAEVKPSVVYHCAAYTAVDMAEDEGKELNYKINVTGSENVAKAAAKYGATLVYISTDYVFNGDLPVGQEWQVDDQPDPQSEYGRTKRLGEEAVEKFADKFYTVRTAWVFGNYGKNFVFTMQNLAQTRDTLTVVNDQHGRPTWTRTLAEFMVHLVDTKQAFGYYHLSNDAVEDTTWFDFATEILKDTNTKVLPVDSSQFPAKAKRPFNSTMSLDKAKTTGFVIPTWQEALEAFYKQEKK from the coding sequence ATGATTTTAATTACAGGTGCAAATGGTCAGTTGGGTACAGAGTTGCGTTATCTCTTGGATGAGCGTGGTGTTGAGTACGTTGCCGCTGACGTAGCAGAAATGGACATCACGGATGCCGACAAGGTGGATGCCTTTTTTGCAGAAGTTAAGCCAAGCGTTGTTTACCACTGTGCAGCCTATACAGCTGTTGATATGGCAGAAGATGAAGGCAAAGAACTCAACTACAAGATTAACGTAACAGGCTCTGAAAATGTTGCCAAGGCAGCAGCAAAATACGGTGCAACCCTTGTCTATATCTCAACAGACTATGTTTTCAACGGTGATTTGCCAGTCGGTCAAGAGTGGCAAGTAGATGACCAACCAGATCCTCAATCAGAATATGGTCGTACCAAGCGTTTGGGTGAAGAAGCAGTTGAGAAGTTTGCAGACAAGTTCTACACAGTGCGTACGGCTTGGGTCTTTGGTAACTATGGCAAAAACTTTGTCTTCACCATGCAAAATCTTGCTCAAACACGAGACACTTTAACAGTAGTCAATGACCAACACGGTCGCCCAACCTGGACACGCACACTTGCGGAATTCATGGTACACTTGGTGGACACCAAGCAAGCATTTGGTTACTACCATTTGTCAAACGATGCAGTAGAAGATACGACTTGGTTTGACTTTGCTACGGAAATCCTCAAGGATACTAACACCAAGGTATTGCCAGTGGATTCTAGCCAATTCCCAGCCAAGGCAAAACGTCCATTCAACTCAACCATGAGCTTGGACAAGGCAAAGACGACAGGCTTTGTCATCCCAACTTGGCAAGAAGCTTTGGAAGCATTCTATAAACAAGAAAAGAAATAG
- the rfbB gene encoding dTDP-glucose 4,6-dehydratase → MSQFKNIIVTGGAGFIGSNFVHYVYNNHPDVHVTVLDKLTYAGNKANIEAILGDRVELVVGDIADAELVDKLAAKADAIVHYAAESHNDNSLNDPSPFIHTNFIGTYTLLEAARKYDIRFHHVSTDEVYGDLPLREDLPGHGEGPGEKFTAETNYNPSSPYSSTKAASDLIVKAWVRSFGVKATISNCSNNYGPYQHIEKFIPRQITNILAGIKPKLYGEGKNVRDWIHTNDHSTGVWAILTKGRMGETYLIGADGEKNNKEVLELILEKMGQPKDAYDHVTDRAGHDLRYAIDASKLRDELGWTPQFTNFSEGLEETIQWYTDNQDWWKAEKEAVEANYAKTQEVIK, encoded by the coding sequence ATGTCTCAATTTAAAAATATTATCGTAACTGGTGGAGCTGGTTTCATCGGTTCAAACTTTGTACATTATGTTTATAACAATCATCCAGACGTTCACGTAACTGTTTTGGATAAACTTACTTATGCTGGTAACAAAGCTAACATTGAAGCCATCCTTGGTGACCGTGTTGAGCTAGTTGTTGGCGACATTGCAGATGCTGAGTTGGTTGACAAATTGGCTGCTAAGGCAGATGCGATTGTTCACTATGCAGCAGAAAGCCACAACGACAACTCCCTCAACGATCCAAGCCCATTCATCCATACCAACTTTATCGGTACTTATACTCTTCTTGAAGCGGCTCGTAAATACGATATTCGTTTCCACCATGTATCGACTGACGAAGTATACGGAGACCTTCCTTTGCGTGAAGATTTGCCAGGTCATGGCGAAGGTCCAGGTGAGAAATTTACTGCAGAAACCAACTACAACCCATCATCACCATACTCATCAACCAAGGCTGCTTCAGACTTGATTGTTAAAGCATGGGTGCGTTCATTTGGTGTCAAAGCAACGATTTCAAACTGTTCAAACAACTACGGTCCATACCAACATATTGAGAAATTCATCCCACGCCAAATTACCAACATCTTGGCAGGTATCAAGCCAAAACTTTACGGTGAGGGTAAAAACGTCCGTGACTGGATTCATACTAATGACCACTCGACTGGTGTTTGGGCAATCTTGACAAAAGGCCGTATGGGTGAAACTTACCTAATCGGTGCTGACGGTGAGAAAAACAACAAAGAAGTGCTTGAATTGATTCTTGAAAAAATGGGTCAACCAAAAGATGCTTATGACCACGTGACTGACCGTGCAGGACACGATTTGCGCTATGCTATTGACGCAAGCAAACTTCGTGATGAGCTTGGTTGGACACCACAGTTTACCAACTTCTCTGAAGGTTTGGAAGAAACAATCCAGTGGTATACAGACAACCAAGATTGGTGGAAGGCTGAAAAAGAAGCTGTTGAAGCCAACTATGCTAAGACACAGGAAGTTATTAAATAA
- a CDS encoding glycoside hydrolase family 73 protein: MPAIEQNSKANSILSSVMLSQAILESAWGTSYLATHGNNLFGIKANAAWTGDTIEIITNEYRDGEKKQEKHLFRKYNSWNESVADYAKFFTSTPWRIKNYQSFREATDYQQAILALRQSGYATDPKYGEKLRSIIENYKLYLLDD, from the coding sequence GTGCCTGCAATTGAGCAAAATTCAAAAGCGAATTCTATCCTTTCTAGCGTCATGTTATCTCAAGCCATCCTAGAAAGTGCATGGGGAACGTCATACTTGGCGACTCATGGGAATAATCTTTTTGGCATCAAAGCGAATGCTGCATGGACGGGGGATACAATTGAAATCATTACCAATGAATACCGTGATGGTGAGAAGAAGCAAGAAAAGCACTTGTTTAGAAAATATAATTCATGGAATGAAAGTGTAGCAGACTATGCTAAGTTCTTTACCTCTACTCCGTGGAGAATAAAAAATTACCAGAGTTTTAGGGAGGCAACTGATTATCAACAAGCGATTCTTGCGTTAAGACAATCAGGATATGCTACTGATCCGAAATATGGTGAAAAATTACGATCAATTATCGAGAATTACAAGCTTTATCTTTTAGATGATTAA
- a CDS encoding LPXTG cell wall anchor domain-containing protein, which translates to MKKKAIVKPLLTSAILLALLGSAILPSGSVPVVAAETSQGTTYHLTDDEKVAVREYIQAKMTIDMQEYRLAFLEGMMEEMASGSAEAAWDEEIADLKASLTAEQVVVLDELKANLIGSIAQHYHYLFETLTVAGKSGREEAAAIVSKYESEDDASTPEAELAALKYAREVIVELLNKESAAIDNYIAYAEATGQELAGLLESGNSNLESITSATIGYGQALATASQPKFPYDFSEIDRQIAELTASLQSKVEDKSTANIENTGAQTSQSVSNDSNDLQDVSGQVDGQISDVATGKGSISEADKKKVIPNDKAKVLPKTSGKSGLPLTVLGLIIIFAGWLLTKKQEEK; encoded by the coding sequence ATGAAAAAGAAAGCGATTGTTAAGCCGTTGTTGACGTCAGCAATCCTTCTTGCTTTACTAGGAAGTGCTATATTACCGTCCGGATCTGTTCCAGTTGTAGCAGCAGAGACAAGTCAAGGTACGACCTATCATTTAACTGATGATGAAAAAGTTGCCGTACGTGAATATATTCAAGCTAAAATGACTATCGATATGCAAGAATATAGATTGGCGTTTCTTGAGGGAATGATGGAAGAAATGGCATCGGGTAGTGCTGAAGCTGCATGGGATGAAGAAATTGCAGACTTGAAGGCAAGCTTAACAGCAGAGCAAGTTGTTGTTTTAGATGAACTTAAAGCAAATTTAATTGGTAGCATAGCTCAACATTATCATTACTTATTTGAGACACTTACAGTCGCTGGAAAAAGCGGAAGAGAAGAAGCAGCGGCTATAGTTTCTAAGTACGAGTCTGAAGATGATGCAAGTACTCCTGAAGCCGAGTTGGCTGCATTGAAATACGCTAGAGAAGTTATCGTTGAACTACTGAATAAAGAGTCGGCAGCGATTGATAATTATATTGCTTATGCAGAAGCAACTGGACAAGAATTAGCTGGATTGTTGGAAAGTGGAAACTCTAATTTAGAATCTATTACATCTGCAACTATAGGATATGGTCAAGCTCTTGCAACTGCTTCGCAACCAAAATTTCCGTATGATTTTTCAGAAATAGACCGACAGATTGCAGAACTAACTGCTAGTCTACAATCAAAAGTCGAGGATAAAAGTACAGCTAATATTGAAAATACTGGGGCACAAACAAGTCAAAGCGTTTCAAATGACTCAAATGATTTGCAAGATGTTTCAGGTCAAGTGGATGGTCAGATTTCTGATGTAGCTACAGGAAAAGGTAGTATTTCCGAAGCAGATAAGAAAAAGGTTATACCAAATGATAAAGCTAAGGTACTACCAAAAACCTCAGGGAAATCTGGTCTTCCATTAACTGTACTAGGACTCATAATAATTTTTGCTGGTTGGCTATTGACAAAGAAGCAAGAAGAAAAATAA